The genomic region CCCGCCGTGGTGATCGCCAGAGCCAGAGTCGCGGAGCCGTCGGCCTCGAACCGTTCGCGCAGCAGGTGCTCGATGGCGTCCAGTTCGATCGTTTCCAGCCGGCTGGGCAGGCCGTTGGTCGTTGGGGATCGGAACGGGACCACCACGCCCACATGGTACTGATATCCGAGCAAACTGCTCATTCGTTTCAGTCCCATATTGACCCGAACCACGAGCAGCGCGCCGCTGTCGTTGTATTTTTTGACTTCCCACGGTCCATCTGCGGCAGTCGGCGCGAATGTCGGGGTGCTAGTCTTCGTGAATGGCCACATAGATCCTTCTCCGGACATAGTTTTGGAGGGGCAAGCAGCGTTGGATACCCCGTCATTCATCATACAACAAAAATCGACAAACCAAGCAGGCATGAAATATTTTTATTGAAATTAGGAAATGTTAATTCCCCTAATAATTGAGGCG from Capsulimonas corticalis harbors:
- a CDS encoding DUF695 domain-containing protein, encoding MWPFTKTSTPTFAPTAADGPWEVKKYNDSGALLVVRVNMGLKRMSSLLGYQYHVGVVVPFRSPTTNGLPSRLETIELDAIEHLLRERFEADGSATLALAITTAGRREFIFYAAQEEPAKKTFPGIKKEIHSHEVQILTCLDKSWEIYRRFAA